The Candidatus Nitrosoglobus terrae genome segment AAAGCCTTCAGGCACCCAATCAACCTCCCATTTACTTTCATAGTCACTGGCTTCAACCTTCAATGGTTTACTTTGGCGGCATGAAGTTTTTTTTCCTGCTACTGTCGGCAACAAATCAGTATCTTCAATTTTTTCGCGCAACAGTACTGAGGTAAACATGATTTGCTCTAGTGTACCACCTTCCTTTCCTATCATAGTAGTCTTCAGCAATAGCCCAGTTTCACTATCCACCCATAAGCGATAGCCATACCGATATTGATCTATAGGGGTAATAATCACCCGTTGCGCACTTCTTCCCGCAACTCGATCCATTCCTCCTATGGAAAATTGATAGTGATCACCTATCACCTTTAATTTAGTCGACCAGCGCTTTGGAAAGTAATTTTTATCGTGGAAATTTTCACCTCTAGCAGATCCTGTTTTATTATCAGGAAACACACAAGTCACTAGCCCATTATTACGGATAATCTCTTGTGGCATGCCATTAAGGGAAATCAAACGATCATACTCTCCAAGCTCATCTGCCTTATGGATAATACGAACAGCTTCCAACTGACTATCTCGTAAATAAACAAAAACCCCTTTGTAGTTAAGGGATTTGGAGGCTTGCTCCACTCCGTTAATTAATTGTAATGCAGTATCGGATTCATTGGCTATTGCTAAGGAAGATATCATCAGGGCTACTAAGAACACTGAAGAAAATTCCCAATAGGAATTACCTAGGGTTTTCATAAAACACGATACGCCCATAACGAAGCATTCCTGGCATATTAATATACTCAGTATGATTAACCAAATAAGTATTTAAACGCTCCTTAACCCCCCGATCTAAAACCGCTGCAGGATGATTATTTTCTAAAGCAGATATTGTTTGAAAATTGGAAATAACTTGAGGTGAACCGTTTATAGCCTGAGGTTCTAATGGGATCGGTTTGCTCATTAACGCCTGTATTCCCAGTACTGTAACTGCGCTTAATGATGCGGCTAAGGCAAGGCTTGCTAGATATTGCCACTTTAGATAGACTTGCTTAGAGATGTCTTTACTACGATATTGTTTTACTGCCAGCGACTCATCATCTGGGGTATAAGAAATCTTCATGGCTAGATGCTGTAAAGATATCTCTGGTAGGTGATCATGCATAGAATCCCTAGCTAAATGATAGGCCAACCAGCGTCTACGTACTTCCTTTTGGGTTTTAAACGCTAAGAGTACTGACTTTATTTCTCTAGATGGTAGTTCTCCATCCATTAAAGCTGATAATTGCTCATTAGTTTTATCATTCATCACGACTTCAACCCTCTATAATCCATTAATACTATTAGGGCAATAAATACCCTCAAATAATTAATTTAAGTGGTAAGATTGATTAAAAGAGGATTAATTTTTTCATCAATAATCTCTCGTGCCCTAAAAATACGCGAGCGTACGGTACCAATTGGACAACCCATGGCTTCAGCAATCTGGGCATAACTCATCCCTTCAAGCTCTCGTAGAGTAATCGCCATACGTAGCTCATCAGGTAGCGCTTCAATAGTTTTACTTACTGTTCTAGCAATTTCATCACGTAGTAGCAAATGCTCCGGTGTAGCATAATCTTTTAATGCTGTTTCTACAGCATACTGTTCTACCTCTTTCGCATCAATATCGTTTTCTGGGGGCCGGCGATTTTGTGCTATTAAATGATTTTTCGAGGTATTAATAGCGATACGATACAACCAAGTATAAAAGGCACTTTCTTCTCGAAAATGTGGTAAAGCTCGGTAGGCTTTGATAAATACCTCTTGCATTACATCTAGAGCCTCCCCAGAATCATGGATATAGCGAGAAACAAGCCTTAATACTTTTCGCTGGTATTTAAGCACCAGCATATCAAATGCTGCTTTATCTCCATGCTGAACGCATCGTACTAGCTCATAATCAACTTGCTTGTCGCTCATACCAGACCAGTTACCCTATTGGGAAGTAACTTGGCCTACCAACATCATAGACAGTTACCTGATTAAGTAGTTCGTACCCCATAATGTATTAAATAAGTACTTATAAGTTTATTATTTCGAGTCGTATACCTAAATAGCTAAAGCGTTCATAGCCCATGTCTCATAACTATGATGTATTAATTATCGGCAGCGGATCAGCAGGTCTAACATTAGCTTTACACCTAGATTCTAAAACCAAAATCGCCGTCTTATCAAAACGCACCCTTGAAGAGGGAGCAAGCCTATATGCCCAAGGGGGTATTTCTGTAGCTCTTGATAAAAGCGATTCTACAGAATTTCACATTGAGGATACTATACGGGTTGGTACTGATTTATGCCACGAAAAAGCAGTTCGCTTTACGGTGGAACACGCCAAAGAGGCCATCAATTGGCTGATTAATCAAGGCATTACCTTCACTCGGGATAAAAACAAGCTTCACTACCACCTTACCCAAGAAGGTGGCCACAGTCGCCGTCGCGTCATCCATGCAGCCGATGCTACTGGCTGGGCAGTAGAAACTAAGCTGGCTCAACTTACTAAACGCAAAGCCAATATTCAAATACTTGAGAACTATATCGCTATCGATTTAATCACCCACCATAAACTAGGAAAAAGGGGTAACAATCAGTGTCTAGGGGCTTATGCGCTAAATCGCACCCAAGGTCGGATAGAAACCTTTAGCGCTCGCTGCGTGGTTCTAGCCACTGGCGGTTCAGGTAAAGTATATCTCTATACCAGTAACCCTGATGTTTGTACTGGAGACGGTATTGCCATGGGCTGGCGCGCTGGATGCCGCGTAGCTAATATGGAGTTTATTCAATTTCATCCAACCTGCCTCTACCATCCTCTTGCTAAGTCTTTTCTTATCACTGAAGCTTTACGTGGAGAAGGTGGACGATTACTTCTGCCT includes the following:
- a CDS encoding MucB/RseB C-terminal domain-containing protein, with the protein product MKTLGNSYWEFSSVFLVALMISSLAIANESDTALQLINGVEQASKSLNYKGVFVYLRDSQLEAVRIIHKADELGEYDRLISLNGMPQEIIRNNGLVTCVFPDNKTGSARGENFHDKNYFPKRWSTKLKVIGDHYQFSIGGMDRVAGRSAQRVIITPIDQYRYGYRLWVDSETGLLLKTTMIGKEGGTLEQIMFTSVLLREKIEDTDLLPTVAGKKTSCRQSKPLKVEASDYESKWEVDWVPEGFTLVAHGKHLLPNSQAPVEHFAYSDGLGSVSVFIEPIMEDHQSYLRGFSSMGAVNAYGIIQALHNLTIVGEVPHTTVERIGKSIHYINSSAD
- a CDS encoding sigma-E factor negative regulatory protein, which gives rise to MNDKTNEQLSALMDGELPSREIKSVLLAFKTQKEVRRRWLAYHLARDSMHDHLPEISLQHLAMKISYTPDDESLAVKQYRSKDISKQVYLKWQYLASLALAASLSAVTVLGIQALMSKPIPLEPQAINGSPQVISNFQTISALENNHPAAVLDRGVKERLNTYLVNHTEYINMPGMLRYGRIVFYENPR
- the rpoE gene encoding RNA polymerase sigma factor RpoE; the encoded protein is MSDKQVDYELVRCVQHGDKAAFDMLVLKYQRKVLRLVSRYIHDSGEALDVMQEVFIKAYRALPHFREESAFYTWLYRIAINTSKNHLIAQNRRPPENDIDAKEVEQYAVETALKDYATPEHLLLRDEIARTVSKTIEALPDELRMAITLRELEGMSYAQIAEAMGCPIGTVRSRIFRAREIIDEKINPLLINLTT